A window of Hemiscyllium ocellatum isolate sHemOce1 chromosome 35, sHemOce1.pat.X.cur, whole genome shotgun sequence genomic DNA:
cttaccaatatagccattcccctacttctggtagtaaatgatgaaaaataaactcagtcaaagccattctgctgtaatttcagatgttccttgtcatccaaatgtgtcccctgtaacaaagcaatatccaccttctcctttctaagactcaagagtaccttcttcctcttaattggtgagtgacttaccttgatattccaggtacaccatttaatcaaatcattagccataatcttctgcaattacatttaaattccagagaggaggaacccgaaccacaaattgctgagtctTAGCatcgcatggtccaccaaatataaaaactacataaactaaaaccactacatttaacaaacatacaaaattattaaaaagaaaagacaacaaaaaccagaaaacaaaccaacatataaagcgccaatagcactgagtaggggaactcaccccctgcccagagggggcaactacccaccccgaactgcccataaataggcatctaaccatctcaaccaccttcacttctcccagctagagccgcatcgcaagcacaagctaaaaagaataaacaccccatagaatatcaatatgaataaaaaaacattcttttattaaaaaaagggggaataaataccccatccatcctttggtatgtcctaacttagaaatttaaaatgtacatcttaaccaccgccagacattgtatgaaccaaattattatcaatagaggaaaaaaaaggggaaaaacaaagttccatttcttttacagaatgataaacgcttACCCAAGCAgcgatatttatacatactacaattgtttaaattagattagtttgtccacaaagtctcttgccttctctgatgtgtcaaagagatgcatggatcgatctaaggtgatctgaagcactgccggctatctcagggagtactgaatcccaagctccttcagtcttctcttgacaccatcatacgatttttgtttctggatcactgccactgaaaaaCCCTGAAAAAACATTATCTCAGACCCCTcgtaatcttctgcaattacatttaaattccagagaggaggaacccgaaccacaaattgctgagtctTAGCatcgcatggtccaccaaatataaaaactacataaactaaaaccactacatttaacaaacatacaaaattattaaaaagaaaagacaacaaaaaccagaaaacaaaccaacatataaagcgccaatagcactgagtaggggaactcaccccctgcccagagggggcaactacccaccccgaactgcccataaataggcatctaaccatctcaaccaccttcacttctcccagctagagccgcatcgcaagcacaagctaaaaagaataaacaccccatagaatatcaatatgaataaaaaaacattcttttattaaaaaaagggggaataaataccccatccatcctttggtatgtcctaacttagaaatttaaaatgtacatcttaaccaccgccagacattgtatgaaccaaattattatcaatagaggaaaaaaaaggggaaaaacaaagttccatttcttttacagaatgataaacgcttACCCAAGCAgcgatatttatacatactacaattgtttaaattagattagtttgtccacaaagtctcttgccttctctgatgtgtcaaagagatgcatggatcgatctaaggtgatctgaagcactgccggctatctcagggagtactgaatcccaagctccttcagtcttctcttgacaccatcatacgatttttgtttctggatcactgccactgaaaaaCCCTGAAAAAACATTATCTcagacccctcgtaaattaggcCCTTTgaatccttcccctggagtctggaagcctccatgactgtcaccttatcccggtaatgatggaaccgcaccaggaaaggacgagggtgttgacccagacccgacctccgtgctGCAACCCGGTGAGCcttctctatcttcaatcctctcataccagtctccaagtcaaggaatttctgaagccaatcttcaacaaattccgcaggccgctcaccttccttatcctcaggcagaccgatgatccaaatgttttttctcctgcccctgtttgcaagatcatccacttggtcatgcaaattacaaacctgcgtcttcagggcttggatctcttccttgaatgatctggcatcagcttccaccactgtgaccctgtgctccacctcattcgtcctcttctccaggtctcccagctgctgctcatgcttctgcagcatgagagagactggagccagcttctcttcaatctgtttccccaacatctcgcgagattttgAGAGCTgattcaccaggtcctggagagtaatctgctctgaggctgctgcaggctgagctgcaggcccgacctcagatgctcctcctcccttttgaggcatttctggacagctgaaaatacaagcaagtcaatttttaaatgtttcttgaggctccacaatcttttcaacaccccaagaaatcctgatgacctgggttgggtgggttaaaagaccgtcctgctcctgctgcgatgcgaagctttgcagtgtgatcttctcagatcgccgccatcttagatcctcCCACAGCTCAGTTTTTTAACACAATGGTGAATGGGAAGGATGTTTAGCCAAGACACTGGGAGAAGTGCCTTGGTTTGTTTTACATGCAACTAAATATAATAGCATAGCTCAACTGCAGCATCTTTAGCAATGTAACGTACCCTCAGTCAATTTCAAAGAAGCTGAATGTGCCTCCTTCAATATAAGTGAAGCCAAAACAGTTGGTTTTCTTTTAGCTATTTAATACTGCATGACCTTTGTTTAGTTTTACAGTCATTACAAATGTTACATCCTTGAACTGACTTAAAAGCAGGACTAGTTATGGCAGATTCTGATAGAAGCAAATATATAACAAAAACAATGTCAGAGCTGTTTTATTGTGGGTTTGTTTCTGATAGAATTAGTACTGTGGAAAACCTGGAATCGCTAAATGGCATGTGACATCAAGAGGCAGAAACAATTTGTGTGTTTGGAGACCTGGCCTACCTTTCAAAAGCATCATACTTTAATAAAATCTTTGTAACTCTTCACTTCAGGGATTGTTTTGACACAGGGCGAGTTGTGATATCAGGATAATACCTGGCTCCTGACCATGCACTGACAGCCGGCAGGATTGAAGTGGTATCTTCCTAGCGACGCCATGTCTACTGTCCAACGAAAGACATTAGAAAACATCTGCAAGctacccatttgccagcacttcccccatatccctcaaaacccttcctattattatacccatcaggatgccttttaactgtctccaccacttcctctggcagctcattccatacacacaccacctttgggtgaaaacattacccctcaggtcctttttacattgttcccctctctccttaaacctctgccctctagttttgaatacTCCCACCCtcagaaaaagatcttggctctgtaccatatccatgcacctcaatctggatactgtgagcagtttttgtCCACTTATTCAGGAAAGGTGTCACTTTGTTGCaagcagctcagagaaggttcattaggatggtgcctggtatggaggggttGTCTCATGAGCAAAGGCTCAGCAGTttaggactctactcactggaacttaggagaatgagaggtgatctcattgaagcatattGGACTTTGAAGGGACTGGACAGGTACATGCTGAGAGgatgtctcctctcaccttgtgggtggcacggtggcacagtggttagcactgctgcctcacagcaccagagacccgggttcaattcccgcctcaggcgactgactgtgtggagtttgcacattctccccgtgtctgcgtgggtttcctccgggtgctccggtgtcttcccacagtccaaagatgtgcaggtcaggtgaattggccatgctaaattgccaatgtgttaggtgaaggggtaaatgtaggggtctgggtgggttgcggatcggtgtggacttgttgggctgaagggtctgtttccacactataaataatctaatctcatgggagaatctaggacaagAAGGCCATAGTGTCAGAATAAATGAGTGCCAATTCAAAACTGAGCTGAGGTAGAATTTTGAAACTCCCTGCCACAGAGGTGTGGGGTGAGagcccttgtgtatatttaaggttgagatagttGCTTGATCATTTGGGGAAACCAAGTGGGGATAAGGCATAAAATGGATggaaggaatgtcagatcagtcatgatcctattgaatggtggagcagttcaaggggccgaatggcctactcttcttTGGTATGGTCTTATTTGTCACCTGTACCAGTATGAGTTGCTATGTAAAGACGGTTTGGAGTAGTTCACTGACAGCAATCAAGTTTTTTGCTCTGTCCTAGTCCCATCTAGTGATTAGTGATAGAGGATACATCAACATATGTTCCTGGATAACAAgaaggtttattgcatgatagcagtaAGTACAATTCATTTGATTAGGCGTAATTCCTAGGATCCAGGGAGTTGGTACAGGTACATCTTCTCTCCTCACAAAAGCTAGAGTATAATGCCTTGCTGCACATTGTAGACAGTGGAGACATCAGGATAATGGGTAGAACCAACTGAACCATGAACTTATATCATGCCAATCAGTGAGGCCTATTCTGTACGTCGCATATGAATATACAAATATATGAATTAAGAGCAGGAGAAGGTGACCCActctcttgagcctgctccaccgttcaattagatcatggctaattgtATTATTAGCAGGCACTACATATGCCTGCTAATCTCGAGTAACATTTCATCCATTTGTTTCAAGAATCCATCTACTTACATTGAAAAAGTATTAAAGGAGCTTGTGTCCACTGTCATTTGAGGAAGGAAGCCCCCTGCACCCACAATGAGCAATGCTTATATTTGTAACAGTGACCGCTAATTCTAGTTTCATCCACAAAAGGAAACAACGATTCCCTATTAAAACTGCTTGGGCAGctctgtttctttcattgaacatTTTCCCGATGACAGATGTTGAACTAACTAGCTTATAGTTTCTTGTTTTCTGGTTCCCTTTGttttttgagtaaaggagttggattCACTCCCTaccaatctaaaaaaaaatctgccttgAGTCTGTGGAACTTGACAAAATTAGAATCAAATATCCAAGTCATCACTTCTTTTAAGATCATGGGATGATGTCCATAAGGATCCAAGCCGCAGCTCAAGCAATGTACCACTTCTCTGGTGATTGTCATTTTCTTGAGATCCTCCCTTCCATTTCAGTCACACCTAAGTACATAACCATTAAAAACAGTTGGTTTGTTATGGAATAATTTGTAAAGAACTAAATTCAGGCCACCTCATTTTAATTTGCCTTATTTCAGTACGTGACAAGAAGCTGCAGAATGTCCAAGCAGACACAGAggaagagttgaaaagtgtggcgctggaaaagcacagcaagtcagacagcatccgaggggcaggagagcattgtttcgggcataagcccttcatgtgaAATCTGGAGGGGGAAGAAATCAAAGTAATAATATCAGGACCCCAATGAGTCACAATGTCATTTTATGTTACTTTTCACAAGAACATTGATGGTCTGCCTTCAATTCACTGTGAAAGGATGAAGACCAATTGGCATTATAATTTGCATAATTTCCACAGGAATGCAGTCACGAGAATATTTTCATTTGCACTGAAGTGCTAGCtaagaggtttatttgaaatagaATTGCTGAAAAATTAATAAAGTTTCAAAATTTAAGAGAAGCCCAGATTGCTGGGATACCTACTACCCTAGCACACTTTTAGGATTACACATGTGATGATAGCACATCAGTTCCATTGTGCTGGACCATGCAAGGATACCGGTTACCATCCACAATCACAGATATTCACTGTTATGTACAGCAAGAGAAATGCTTCGCTGTCGTGTCAATTTAGGACCTATATCCCAACCCCTGGATCAGGAGGCTCAGCGGGAAAAGGAGCAGCTCCCCTTCTAGAAGGCCTCTCAGTTAGGCAAAAAGAGCACAAAATGTAAAGACCGAAAGGAAATGAGAAATCAAAGAGTATATCCATCAAGTGTTATTCATCCGCTTAAGATCACACGGACAGATGATagtggaagggaatttccacaTGCCGACGACCACAGAAACAGGAGGATTGACTGAAtgggtgaaattttaaaaatgtctttaaTGCATTTCTTTAATTTTCTTCAGCCTCAAGAAAGTGTAAAATAGAAAGGACCAACACACTTGGTGTAatataaatcttagcaggagtgggaattgcagatgctggagatcagactcaagattagagtggtgttgaaaaagcacagcaggtcaggcagcatcttaggagcaggaaaatcaatgttttaggcaaaagcccttccttaggaatgagggctcattcctgatgaagggcttttgcctgaaatgtctattttccATCTCCTCATTATAATAATCTTGGTCAGACTGA
This region includes:
- the LOC132832698 gene encoding uncharacterized protein LOC132832698 isoform X2; this translates as MKDISELTAWREKWMGENGTCCPEMPQKGGGASEVGPAAQPAAASEQITLQDLVNQLSKSREMLGKQIEEKLAPVSLMLQKHEQQLGDLEKRTNEVEHRVTVVEADARSFKEEIQALKTQVCNLHDQVDDLANRGRRKNIWIIGLPEDKEGERPAEFVEDWLQKFLDLETGMRGLKIEKAHRVAARRSGLGQHPRPFLVRFHHYRDKVTVMEASRLQGKDSKGLIYEGSEIMFFQGFSVAVIQKQKSYDGVKRRLKELGIQYSLR
- the LOC132832698 gene encoding uncharacterized protein LOC132832698 isoform X1, translating into MRGVHHIVLLLLVIQDTVNDISELTAWREKWMGENGTCCPEMPQKGGGASEVGPAAQPAAASEQITLQDLVNQLSKSREMLGKQIEEKLAPVSLMLQKHEQQLGDLEKRTNEVEHRVTVVEADARSFKEEIQALKTQVCNLHDQVDDLANRGRRKNIWIIGLPEDKEGERPAEFVEDWLQKFLDLETGMRGLKIEKAHRVAARRSGLGQHPRPFLVRFHHYRDKVTVMEASRLQGKDSKGLIYEGSEIMFFQGFSVAVIQKQKSYDGVKRRLKELGIQYSLR